CCGCATCCTGCCGGTCGAGGATGCCGAAATCAGCGCCTTCGTCCGCAAGGCCTTCGAGAAGCAGGGCATGAAGATCATCACCAATGCGCGCGTGCAGGGCGTGCGCAAGGGTGCGGATGACGTGACCGCCGTGATCGAAGCCGATGGCAAGGTGACGGAACTCAAGGCGGACCGCCTGATCTCCGCCGTCGGCATCGTCGGCAACACCGAGAATCTCGGCCTCGAGGGCACGAAGGTGGTGGTGGACCGCACCCATATCGTGACCGACGCCATGGGCCGCACGGGCGAGCCCGGCGTCTACGCCTTCGGCGACATCACGGGCGCGCCCTGGCTCGCGCACAAGGCGAGCCATGAGGGCATCATCTGCGTCGAGGCCATCGCGGGCCTGCATCCGCACGCGATGGACGTGCTGAACATCCCGGGCTGCACCTATTGCCGCCCGCAGGTCGCCTCCGTCGGCCTGACGGAAGCTGCTGCCAAGGCGAAGGGGCATGACGTCCGCGTCGGCCGCTTCCCCTTCATCGGCAATGGCAAGGCCATCGCGATGGGCGAGCCCGAGGGCTTCGTGAAGACCGTCTTTGACGCCAAGACCGGCGAGCTTCTCGGCGCTCACATGGTCGGCCCGGAGGTGACGGAGATGATCCAGGGCTATGGCATCGCCCGCACGCTGGAGACGACGGAGGCGGACCTCATGCACACCGTCTTCCCGCACCCCACGGTGAGCGAGGCCATGCATGAGAGCGTGCTGGACGCCTACGGGCGGGTGATCCACATCTGACGGCATCCCCCATGCCGCATGCGGAATGGTGCCACAGCGTGCTTGTCGGCGGCATGGAGTTTCGGCCAGGATATGAGAAATATCCCGCCCTCCTGGAGGAATCTCATGGTGTCATTCATCCGGCGGCTCGCCGTTGCGAGCCTGCTCCTCGGCACCCTCCTGGTCGGGGCCCCGCCCATGGCCGAGGCCCAGCAGCCTCAATTGCGCAGCTTGGTCTTTCAGAACAACTGCCGCACGCCAGTCCGCCTGTTGGTTCGCCATCTGGAAGAGCAAAATAGGTACACCACCACCGGCTTCTATACGATTCGCCCCAGTACTTCGACCAGACTGACCGAACGTGGCGACAACATCATGCACAGGACTGGCTCGCCGCTGTTTTTCTTCGCGGAAACGGATGGCAGAACCTGGTCGTCGTCGGAGGTGACCGTCGCCTTCAACGGGGTCAACTATCGCATGGTGCGTGCGAACCAGACCGTCTCCGGCGACAGCATCCAGTTTTCGGTGGGCTGCGGGTAGGCAACGCCGCGCCGCACCAGCGGGTGGTTCCGGGGGGCGCTCCTCCGCCCGCGCTTGCGGCGCCCCTGAAGTTCGGGTGGGCAGG
This region of Sediminicoccus rosea genomic DNA includes:
- the lpdA gene encoding dihydrolipoyl dehydrogenase, translating into MAENFDVVVVGGGPGGYVAAIRASQLKMKVALVERENLGGICLNWGCIPTKALLRASEINHLLHSLDSFGFAADNVRFDFAKVIKRSRGVAAQLSGGVKHLLKKNKVTVFDGHGALAGPGKLSVTKDGKPVAELAAKHILLATGARARVIPGMEPDGKLIWSYREAMTPTALPKKLIVVGSGAIGSEFASFYLNMGAEVTLVEVMDRILPVEDAEISAFVRKAFEKQGMKIITNARVQGVRKGADDVTAVIEADGKVTELKADRLISAVGIVGNTENLGLEGTKVVVDRTHIVTDAMGRTGEPGVYAFGDITGAPWLAHKASHEGIICVEAIAGLHPHAMDVLNIPGCTYCRPQVASVGLTEAAAKAKGHDVRVGRFPFIGNGKAIAMGEPEGFVKTVFDAKTGELLGAHMVGPEVTEMIQGYGIARTLETTEADLMHTVFPHPTVSEAMHESVLDAYGRVIHI